AAAACAATGTGTTGAAAAAGAATGTTCTTTGCAAACCCATTGCTGGGCCTTCCCCAAGATTTAATCCTCACTCCATTCATTGTTCCGTTGAAATGAGCTGTTTTTAATGTCACATTTTCCACTCCAGCCTCTTCCCACCATTTCCCCAAACTCCCAATGCTACAACACAAATTTCACATTCCCACTCACTTTGTCATTGTAAGTGCAAAGATAACATTAACACCCGTAAAAtgttatttacaatttaattaaaatttgtaagAATACCTCTTAAAAATCAAGTATAAAGGATTATTATGAGAGACactcatttgatttttttttttttttttttttgtcatttatccCTATAGCTTACCTGATTCCATGTCCAGGTCCACATGCAAGTCTTTCCATCCATAAATGGGAAGTCCCAGGGCCAATTGAGATGCAGTCGTCCCCGGTGCGAATGTTTGAATTGAGAATGGTAACATTTGATGATCTCTCCACATGAATGCCATCAGTGTTGGGGCTATTGCTGGCAGCTAAGACTTTCACTCCTTGAATCTTCACGTCTTGACAGTCATACACAACAATGTGATACATTTGGCTGTTAACTGAAGATAATCCATTGATCAATATATTCTGTGAATCTGAAACTTCCAACGTCTGGAAattagaaaacaaacaaaacaacattgattattattaatgatagataaaaccctaaaaaggaatattcaaattttatttaaatttgcaTACTGTTGCGCCAAGAGAGCAAGTGTTGATCCCTGAGTTTTTGCAAGCCCACAAGGTAGTTCCTTGGCCATCAAGAATGCCACCATAAATGGAAAGTGCATTTATACGTGAGAAAGAAATCCAGGTTCTTGATTTGGCCAGAACCTTAAAATTCGAAGAAGCCACAAGTGTGCCGTTGATGAGAAAGGTGATAGAATTATAGTTACAAGGTCCAATAAAGTTACCACTTTGAACGTAGAATCTTCCTTTGGGCACATAAACGGTAGACGCAACTGTAGAGGAGCATGCACGAGCCCATGCAGACTGCAACGCATGAGAGGCATCGGTCTTACCATCCGGCTTGGCTCCAAGATTGACGATATCAAACGTCAATCCACCAGCAGCAGCAGTCAAGGCGTGCTTCTTTAACAGAAGAGCAAGGAAAATTATAACAACAACCATCATTTCAAATCTTAAAAATCTACAAAGGGATAGTCTTTTGCCAAAGTATGGGAAAAATAAAAAGGGCTGTGAAGGCATATTTATAAACTCATAATAAGACAAAATACTTGCATGTTGGCCAATTTACAACTATTTTCTCGGTCCCAACTTAGTTTATAAATATGCCTTCATAAAAAATTTGTaggaaaacataaaaaataaatctttagGTGCAGCCCAACTAATATACATAGAAGGATCATAGAAGGATAAAGGTAATGAGTaatatttttaatgttaataatCAAGTccattacaaaattttaaaataaagcaAATTCTATCAATGAGGTAGTTTACCGGTCAGTAGACTACTGCCAGTGATATAGTATGTCGATGATTGACTATGAAAGTTTGGATATCTCAATTTTGCTATTATTTTGCAAAGGATGTAGCCTAGCCTAGGCTATAAATACCTTTGTGTAGTCCACGAGTTATCTAATTAGTAACTGTTATTTTAAGAACTTTTtacattttacaaaaaaaaaaagttagattaTTAATTTATTACCATGTGATAAACGAATGGGATATAGGCACAAATAGGTAGAGCCATGACTACACCGAATTATTGTGCTATATTTGTCAATAATTTTGGTTTGCTTGCGTTTCTTAAATAAATGTGTGCATTTTCCTTTAAACTAACCAGGCAACaaaaataacatttaaaaatatataaaggaATAGTTTGCTGCATGACAAACTATTATAGGATAATTTGGAGGATGCAAAACATATGAGAATTTATTTAATACTACAGAGTAAGGGAGAATTTTCCATACTACCTAATTTTCATCGTACACTACAAATATGATAGCAGTAACATTTAAGAATAATGTGTGGTTCATAAAAGAAATTGACATGACGTGTTAGGTTATAAATGTGCGTTCGATCACCAAGTGTATATATCTTGAATAATAGTGGTGTAAGTGTTTTTTTCATGAAATTAGTTAGGAAGTTGAGTTTAAAAGTGGTTAGACATTGACCAAAATATGGCTCACTTAAGATAGAAGAGGTAAATATGAAGTGACGTTGGGAAATGTAATTGATAtatgaggaggaggaggagtGTTGGACAATGATGGGAAGTATAATTGTCCAAGGAAATGAAttaccaaatagaaaaactcctTTTTAGGAATGAAACATAATTTCACGTCTCTCCCACCTAATTAACCCTCTTTTGGGCTATCACATCTCTTCTTTTGTTGTGTATTATTCATTAGATTTCTAGTTACATTGATGATTACTTTTTTGTCGTTAAGGTTGGTTCATGGAATGATAATTAGGACCTTTAGTTAATCAAAGCTAGACATTGTCATAAGATCTTTTTGTTCATTGTATGGAATATACATTTTTATAAAGTATGgaaataaacaatcatatactTCTCCACTAactcttttattttaatataaattttttatgagtttcaaaatgttatagTTTTAGTTGGGTATGTTTTGCGCTTTCATTTAGTTGTTGGGGCTATATTTGACTTACTTTTTGTAACTTAACTATCCTCTATTTAATTACTTGTTCAATAGATCTCCTATTTTATAGGAAATATTGATCTAGACATCACAACGAGCCCAACACAATGAAAATCACTCAAAGTGAAGCTAAAGCAAGCAAGAACGGACCAAGAAACGTTAGAGTggcattttttaaataatcaaaagaaAAGCGCCACAATACCAAAGGATGGCACTTGAAGGCAATACCCATAAAAACACGAAGTGTCGCGACACCCAAGTCAAGGGCCGTAGATGTAAGCTCTCATTTTATTCtccttttaattatattaatttttccTAAGTTGTGAAAAACAAGTAGAATCCAATTGTAAATTCTTTATGGGTTGAATCATTTTGATGAGAAAATTTTagaatcaattttattttggtaATGATTTGGAAACTTT
The sequence above is drawn from the Cucumis melo cultivar AY chromosome 2, USDA_Cmelo_AY_1.0, whole genome shotgun sequence genome and encodes:
- the LOC127148087 gene encoding polygalacturonase-like, coding for MPSQPFLFFPYFGKRLSLCRFLRFEMMVVVIIFLALLLKKHALTAAAGGLTFDIVNLGAKPDGKTDASHALQSAWARACSSTVASTVYVPKGRFYVQSGNFIGPCNYNSITFLINGTLVASSNFKVLAKSRTWISFSRINALSIYGGILDGQGTTLWACKNSGINTCSLGATTLEVSDSQNILINGLSSVNSQMYHIVVYDCQDVKIQGVKVLAASNSPNTDGIHVERSSNVTILNSNIRTGDDCISIGPGTSHLWMERLACGPGHGISIGSLGKWWEEAGVENVTLKTAHFNGTMNGVRIKSWGRPSNGFAKNILFQHIVFDNVNNPLIIDQNYCPHNQGCPGQASGVKISNVRYEDIHGTSATEVGINFECSPARPCNEIRLKDVKLIFKDQIAQASCEYATGTTLGLVQPSNCLV